A single Carnobacterium alterfunditum DSM 5972 DNA region contains:
- the rpsT gene encoding 30S ribosomal protein S20: MPNIEAAIKRVRTSEKSAAQNNVQKSSMRTAIKKYVQAIEAGNENSEQLLKEAIKSIDMAASKGLIHKNKANRDKSRLSAKLVK, translated from the coding sequence ATGCCAAACATCGAAGCTGCAATCAAACGTGTTCGTACTTCTGAGAAATCAGCTGCACAAAACAACGTTCAAAAAAGTTCAATGCGTACTGCTATAAAAAAATACGTTCAAGCTATTGAAGCAGGTAACGAAAACTCTGAACAATTACTTAAAGAAGCAATCAAATCAATTGACATGGCTGCATCTAAAGGATTGATTCATAAAAATAAAGCTAACCGTGACAAATCTCGTTTATCTGCTAAATTAGTTAAATAA
- the holA gene encoding DNA polymerase III subunit delta, protein MNFVSELAKIKNGTIARIYVVLGTESYLANVARKTLLDSLLKTEEIELNYGAYDMEEISIGTALEDAESIPFFGDRRVVFVDRPFFLTGEKTKSKLEHDLKWLENYLTHPSESTTLVFFAPYEKLDERKKITKLLKKTATILEVNALSEKEMRKYLKDTIANEEYRYSPEAFELFIQLTDAKLSVAMGELPKLFLYAQDTKFITKEAVQELVAKSLEQNIFALNEYVLKKNVGQALNLYQDLLLQKEDPIKINAIMTSQFRLLIQVKILEKKGYQQGDIAKQLKTHPYRVKLAVQQMRKIEEYALVEAYNGLIDAEYRLKTGKGDKEMQFELFVLQYAQKKVSKRT, encoded by the coding sequence GTGAACTTTGTATCAGAATTAGCAAAGATAAAAAATGGGACTATTGCCCGTATTTATGTGGTACTAGGAACAGAGTCGTACTTAGCAAATGTAGCTAGGAAAACGCTACTTGATTCTTTATTAAAAACAGAAGAAATAGAACTGAACTATGGTGCATACGATATGGAAGAAATATCTATCGGCACAGCCTTAGAAGATGCAGAATCTATTCCATTTTTTGGCGACCGACGCGTTGTCTTTGTGGATAGGCCTTTTTTCTTAACAGGTGAAAAAACAAAATCAAAGTTAGAGCATGATTTGAAATGGTTAGAGAATTACTTAACTCATCCTTCTGAGTCAACCACACTTGTATTTTTTGCTCCATATGAAAAATTAGATGAGCGTAAAAAAATAACTAAATTACTAAAAAAAACAGCCACAATACTCGAAGTTAATGCCTTGTCAGAAAAAGAGATGCGTAAATATCTCAAGGATACGATTGCAAATGAAGAGTACCGTTATTCTCCAGAAGCGTTTGAATTATTTATTCAATTAACGGATGCTAAATTATCGGTAGCGATGGGAGAGTTACCGAAACTTTTTCTTTATGCACAGGACACTAAATTTATTACAAAGGAAGCTGTTCAAGAATTAGTAGCTAAATCGCTAGAACAAAATATTTTTGCGTTAAATGAATATGTCTTGAAAAAAAATGTAGGACAAGCGCTTAACTTATATCAAGACCTGTTGTTGCAAAAAGAAGACCCAATCAAAATAAATGCAATCATGACTTCTCAATTTCGATTGTTGATCCAAGTTAAAATTTTAGAAAAAAAAGGCTATCAGCAAGGAGATATTGCTAAACAGTTAAAAACGCATCCTTACCGTGTGAAGCTAGCTGTTCAGCAGATGAGGAAAATTGAGGAATACGCACTAGTTGAAGCTTATAACGGATTGATTGATGCTGAGTATCGTTTGAAAACAGGAAAAGGCGATAAAGAAATGCAGTTTGAACTATTTGTTCTGCAGTATGCACAAAAAAAGGTCAGTAAAAGAACATAG
- a CDS encoding DNA internalization-related competence protein ComEC/Rec2 — translation MLTTHWLRFLLLFFWLIRLVCTRKKNIIVYSCLLMIVTIFFVGLEKDNNQTNLLAEEQSFLIELDPNKLKIDGDQLQFYGRVKESGEKVNLSEKIVVFYRLSTEAEKNSWEKQRKVEDFIVTGSLSKPEKNRNLNQFDYQSYLHQNKIHWTLQAETIDTRSEIQKNFFFDKLNLKNIRQAILAHIEKETTVMVSSYIKTLLFADTSSIDDQVMNGYKQIGIIHLLSISGLHIQFFIAGLTYILWRIGVTREKTYLFLLFFLPIYGSLTYWGTSIFRAIVMSLISQTSSRLGKPISGLDAWSWTLIIGLWIDPYQIFSIGFQLSYLLSLTLILFSNSLFNQSKFNSVNSLCISFILTLISIPILSFHFFEFSWLGMFTNLIFVPLFTWIIMPLIIVLFISSYPLSGTQCFHFLISVTEGLLRIIEWLVLKIKLFPYGTFVTGKVPTGLFILVIVVLIIFLIALEEQKKIKRSIILLTLVFTVFIYYQKYNPFGEVLLIDVGQGDAILIKEPFGAGVYLIDTGGTIAFEKEEWQIRKNQSTVASRVLIPIIKSLGLTQLDQVFITHGDEDHMGELKELAQNIEVKELIFPVGTTKKQLFHDVAQTLERNETQLRAITAENTKKQLFGPSLAVLWPVKAGEGGNNDSLVLYGEIGSYYWLFTGDIEEAGEAELAAFYPNLRVDILKVAHHGSQTSTSEQFIQQMKPKIALISCGLNNRYNHPNGEVLERMADLNTIVYRTDLQGSFRYTYSNRLSGMIEKDFQTILK, via the coding sequence ATGTTAACGACTCATTGGTTAAGGTTTTTATTGCTCTTTTTTTGGCTGATTCGATTAGTATGTACACGTAAAAAAAATATAATTGTTTATTCTTGTTTACTAATGATTGTGACAATTTTTTTTGTAGGATTAGAAAAAGATAACAACCAAACGAACCTTCTAGCAGAGGAACAATCATTTTTGATTGAACTTGATCCAAATAAGTTGAAGATCGATGGAGATCAACTTCAATTTTATGGTAGAGTTAAAGAATCTGGAGAAAAGGTAAATCTTTCTGAAAAAATCGTTGTTTTTTATCGCCTATCTACTGAAGCAGAAAAAAACAGTTGGGAGAAGCAACGAAAAGTAGAGGATTTTATAGTGACGGGTTCATTAAGTAAGCCTGAAAAAAATAGAAACTTAAATCAATTTGATTACCAAAGTTATTTGCACCAAAATAAAATTCATTGGACATTACAGGCTGAAACAATCGACACTCGTTCTGAAATCCAGAAAAATTTTTTTTTTGATAAACTGAATTTAAAAAACATAAGACAGGCTATTTTAGCTCATATTGAAAAAGAAACAACAGTTATGGTTTCAAGTTATATCAAAACACTTCTATTTGCCGACACTAGTTCTATTGACGATCAAGTGATGAATGGGTATAAACAAATTGGCATTATTCATTTGTTGAGTATTTCTGGTCTGCACATCCAATTTTTCATAGCAGGATTAACGTATATTCTCTGGCGGATTGGTGTTACTCGAGAGAAAACGTATTTATTTTTATTATTTTTTCTACCCATATATGGAAGTTTAACTTACTGGGGAACAAGTATATTTAGAGCTATTGTGATGAGTTTGATCAGTCAAACTAGTTCACGCCTTGGCAAACCTATTTCAGGTCTTGATGCATGGTCATGGACGTTAATTATCGGTCTTTGGATAGATCCTTATCAAATTTTTTCTATCGGCTTTCAATTGAGCTATTTACTGAGTTTAACATTGATTCTATTTTCAAACTCTTTATTTAATCAATCAAAATTCAATAGTGTAAATAGTTTGTGTATTTCTTTTATTTTGACTCTTATTTCGATTCCAATTCTCAGTTTTCATTTCTTTGAATTTTCATGGCTAGGAATGTTTACAAATTTGATTTTTGTTCCTTTGTTTACTTGGATCATTATGCCTTTGATCATTGTACTTTTTATTAGTTCCTATCCGCTGTCAGGAACGCAATGCTTTCATTTTCTTATAAGTGTAACAGAAGGTTTGTTGAGGATAATTGAATGGTTGGTTTTAAAAATCAAGCTCTTCCCATATGGGACTTTCGTTACAGGGAAAGTTCCCACTGGTCTATTCATTTTGGTAATAGTCGTACTGATTATTTTTCTTATAGCATTGGAAGAGCAAAAAAAAATAAAACGGTCAATTATTTTGCTGACCCTTGTTTTTACTGTTTTTATTTATTACCAAAAATATAATCCTTTTGGAGAAGTTCTCTTAATAGATGTCGGTCAAGGAGATGCTATTTTAATCAAGGAGCCTTTTGGGGCTGGTGTCTATTTGATTGACACAGGTGGGACAATAGCATTTGAAAAAGAAGAATGGCAAATAAGAAAGAATCAGTCAACTGTGGCAAGCCGTGTTTTGATACCTATTATCAAGTCTTTAGGTTTAACACAATTAGATCAAGTTTTTATTACGCACGGTGACGAAGATCATATGGGTGAATTAAAAGAATTAGCTCAGAATATTGAAGTGAAAGAACTGATTTTTCCTGTAGGTACAACAAAAAAACAGTTATTTCATGATGTAGCACAAACGTTAGAAAGAAATGAAACACAACTAAGGGCAATTACGGCTGAAAATACGAAAAAGCAACTTTTTGGTCCATCTTTAGCAGTATTATGGCCAGTAAAAGCTGGAGAAGGCGGAAACAATGATTCATTAGTGCTGTATGGAGAAATAGGAAGCTACTATTGGTTGTTTACTGGAGACATCGAAGAAGCAGGAGAAGCAGAATTAGCAGCTTTCTATCCCAACTTAAGGGTAGATATTCTAAAGGTTGCACACCACGGAAGCCAAACATCGACTAGCGAGCAATTTATTCAACAAATGAAACCAAAAATAGCATTAATTTCATGCGGATTAAACAACCGCTACAATCACCCTAATGGCGAGGTATTAGAACGAATGGCTGATTTGAATACGATTGTTTACCGAACAGACTTACAGGGCAGTTTTAGGTATACGTATTCAAATCGTTTAAGTGGTATGATAGAAAAAGATTTTCAAACGATTCTAAAATAA